A genomic segment from Vicia villosa cultivar HV-30 ecotype Madison, WI unplaced genomic scaffold, Vvil1.0 ctg.000402F_1_1, whole genome shotgun sequence encodes:
- the LOC131627786 gene encoding uncharacterized protein LOC131627786: MDPNFIQNNVTQCAIARRRRRFILTAKRNAPYVVHTRQSTDLQTRNNVSTLPPSLSSPSSNTPIGTVSSTNYENLENTSEATIARRRRKLILSNKKKSCNIADKENYTGGHQHFAIPNQAPFTVARIPLSPSNSNLINTGPFQRHLQQQSMPKKIRLLGSKQNLFEHCSKTIQPSYNTSHASTSNAPTYSQYVTPDIAAEWHHSDDVVSNSDDEFSLNGSSDSDASMDPEPLTDSHLQEYSDIGDQVWECPCCQSCMWYQERIKKSRHTTVPKFHRCCKGGNIVLPLLQDPPQLLQHLLYDGTSPQRGPPTLRLHGQTCHRIGTLLPKIGNLPQYAQLYIYDTDNEVDNRMKCFRKNEVVKRDIVTKLKLMLDEFNVHAKAFRMARDLLKSNNFLDLKLRLISDRPGDGRVYNRPTVSEVAALIVGDIDSASKRDIIIQPRDGHLQRIDEFHAAYLAYQYPLIFVYGEDGYRKNILKKYEHQTEVNRRNRQSIKDWLSFRLQERHNEAKTLHHSRRLFQQFLVDGYAMMESERLNWLRDNQSKLRVGKYNKLNDQCGGGEPNQRSKRGKRVVLPSTFVGSKRYMDQLYFDGMAISSRLGFPDLFVTFTCNPNWPEITRALSGTGLKPHDRPDIITKVFKIKFDELMNDITKHHVLGKVLAFMYTIEFQKRGLPHAHILIFLHPQSKYPTPSDIDNIICAEIPDPNLHPTLYNLVRAHMMHGPCGLSRMNSQCMKNRKCSKYFPKKFIEDTIVDAEGYPLYRRRSNSHVIQINGIELDNRHVVPFNTRLLLKYRAHINMEWCNQSTSIKYLFKYIHKGFDRITATVSRNDKEPIDEIKQYLDCRYVSPSEASWRIYSYNIHGRKPAVERMFYHLIGEKAIYYTDHDRMENILENASVTESMFTAWLVANGKYEEARLLTYGQFVSKFVYDKRKRMWKPRKKGFTIGRLIWVPPTTGELFYLRMMLTVVKGPTNYEEIRKIGDDQYDTFRDACFAMGFLEDDKEYIGAIKEASEWGSGHVLRKLFVVMLLSGAVNRPAHVWKESWMLLADELLLTEAELQNLTLIEIEKLLQANRRSLTDFKPIPYPDGYVLQQLGNRLIYDERNYDASTMRSEFTNLFNALTDEQRGIYERIMESVQAQKGGVFFLHGYGGTGKTYMWRTLASKLSGIASLLLPGGRTAHSKFKIPVPTLDNSTCKVEYNDDVGELLRQTKLIIWDEAPMAHKHALEALDRTLKDVMSTYSNSKDVFGGKVIVFGGDFRQILPVVPRGSRSDIVHSTINASYIWHSVQVLTLTQNMRLHSGPTEQDKREIADFSNWLLRIGEGKVSEPNNGVAEIEIPPELLITDFDDPIVGIVSSTYPDFIHNYKSNDYLKSRAILASTLEVVDEINDHLLALMPGEIHDYYSCNSVDKSEIHDPTVVDILTPEFLSSLRTSGLPNHHLKLKVGTPVMLMRNIDQSEDIHFILVKISLSAFRNDSATVNVMPKMQAIC; the protein is encoded by the exons ATGGATCCAAACTTTATTCAAAACAACGTCACTCAATGTGCAATTGCTAGACGTAGGAGGAGGTTTATTTTGACAGCAAAGAGAAATGCACCTTACGTTGTGCATACCCGGCAATCTACTGATTTACAGACCCGTAATAATGTATCCACTTTACCGCCTTCTCTTTCAAGTCCTTCATCTAATACACCAATTGGTACTGTTTCTTCTACTAACTATGaaaacttggaaaatacttctGAAGCTACTATTGCTAGAAGGAGAAGGAAGCTAATTTTAAGTAACAAGAAAAAGTCCTGTAATATTGCAGACAAGGAAAATTATACCGGGGGCCATCAACACTTTGCTATCCCTAATCAGGCCCCATTCACTGTTGCACGTATACCTCTTTCACCTAGCAATTCTAATTTGATAAACACTGGACCATTTCAGAGACATCTCCAACAACAATCTATGCCTAAAAAAATTAGATTGCTTGGAAGTAAACAAAACCTGTTCGAACATTGCTCTAAgactattcaaccgagttataaCACGAGTCACGCATCTACGTCTAATGCCCCAACCTACAGTCAATATGTAACTCCTGATATTGCAGCAGAATGGCATCATTCGGATGATGTCGTGTCTAATTCTGACGACGAATTCAGTTTGAATGGTAGTTCTGACTCTGATGCCAGCATGGATCCTGAACCCTTAACAGATTCACATTTGCAAG AATATTCGGATATAGGAGACCAAGTATGGGAATGTCCATGTTGTCAATCTTGTATGTGGTATCAAGAACGTATAAAAAAATCGCGCCATACAACTGTTCCTAAGTTCCATCGTTGTTGCAAGGGTGGAAACATTGTACTCCCCCTCCTACAAGACCCACCACAACTGTTGCAACATCTTCTATATGATGGCACTTCTCCACAGA GAGGCCCACCTACTTTAAGACTGCACGGTCAAACATGTCATCGCATAGGTACTCTACTACCGAAAATTGGAAATCTTCCGCAATATGCTCAGCTATATATTTATGACACTGACAACGAAGTTGATAACAGAATGAAGTGTTTCAG GAAAAATGAAGTGGTCAAAAGGGACATTGTCACTAAGCTGAAGCTTATGTTAGACGAGTTCAATGTTCATGCAAAGGCTTTTAGGATGGCAAGGGATCTTTTGAAGTCTAATAATTTCTTAGACTTAAAGTTGAGACTCATTAGTGATAGACCCGGGGATGGACGCGTGTACAACAGACCCACTGTGTCAGAAGTTGCTGCTCTGATTGTTGGAGATATTGATTCTGCCTCTAAAAGAGACATCATCATTCAACCACGAGATGGTCATTTGCAACGCATTGATGAGTTTCATGCTGCGTACTTAGCATATCAATACCCTCTCATTTTTGTGTATGGCGAAGATGGATACAGGAAAAATATATTGAAGAAATATGAACATCAAACTGAAGTTAATAGGAGAAACCGTCAATCCATCAAAGATTGGCTATCATTCAGATTGCAGGAACGCCACAACGAGGCTAAAACATTACATCACTCAAGACGGCTATTTCAACAGTTCTTAGTCGACGGTTATGCAATGATGGAGTCTGAACGACTTAATTGGTTGAGGGACAATCAATCAAAGTTAAGAGTTGGTAAATATAATAAGTTGAATGATCAATGTGGTGGTGGCGAGCCAAATCAACGATCAAAGCGAGGAAAACGTGTAGTATTACCATCTACTTTTGTTGGTAGCAAGAGATACATGGATCAATTGTATTTTGATGGGATGGCCATTTCAAGTAGGTTGGGATTTCCTGATTTATTTGTTACATTTACTTGCAACCCCAATTGGCCAGAAATCACTCGTGCATTGTCTGGAACTGGGTTAAAGCCGCACGATCGACCAGATATTATTACAAAAGttttcaaaatcaagtttgatGAACTCATGAATGATATTACAAAACACCATGTTCTCGGAAAAGTCTTGGCAT TTATGTACACGATTGAATTTCAAAAGCGGGGATTGCCGCATGCACACATTTTGATCTTCTTGCACCCTCAGAGCAAATATCCAACACCTTCGGACATAGATAACATCATTTGTGCAGAAATTCCAGACCCTAATCTTCATCCAACTTTATACAATTTAGTTAGGGCACATATGATGCATGGACCTTGTGGCCTATCACGAATGAACTCGCAATGTATGAAAAATAGAAAGTGCTCAAAATACTTCCCGAAGAAGTTTATTGAAGACACAATTGTTGATGCTGAAGGTTATCCCCTTTATAGAAGAAGGTCAAACTCCCATGTTATTCAAATAAATGGTATCGAGCTAGACAATCGACATGTTGTACCTTTCAATACAAGACTACTTTTGAAATACCGTGCACATATAAACATGGAATGGTGTAACCAAAGTACATCCATcaaatatcttttcaaatataTACACAAAGGCTTTGATAGAATCACGGCAACAGTTTCAAGGAATGACAAAGAGCCAATTGATGAAATCAAACAATATCTGGACTGCAGGTATGTATCCCCGAGTGAAGCGTCTTGGAGAATTTACTCTTATAATATTCATGGCAGAAAACCCGCGGTCGAACGTATGTTCTATCATTTAATAGGTGAGAAAGCTATTTACTACACTGATCACGATCGAATGGAAAATATATTGGAAAATGCAAGTGTCACCGAATCCATGTTTACAGCTTGGCTGGTTGCAAATGGAAAATACGAAGAAGCCCGGTTACTGACGTACGGCCAATTTGTATCAAAATTTGTTTATGATAAGAGAAAAAGAATGTGGAAGCCTCGCAAAAAGGGGTTCACCATCGGTCGTTTGATATGGGTTCCACCAACCACTGGAGAACTATTTTACCTGCGGATGATGTTGACGGTAGTCAAGGGGCCGACGAATTACGAGGAAATTCGGAAAATTGGTGACGACCAATATGATACATTTAGGGATGCATGCTTTGCAATGGGCTTTCTTGAAGACGATAAAGAATACATTGGAGCTATCAAAGAGGCGAGTGAATGGGGTTCAGGTCATGTTCTTCGCAAACTTTTCGTCGTtatgcttttgtcaggtgctgtTAATCGCCCTGCTCATGTTTGGAAAGAATCATGGATGCTATTAGCGGATG AGTTGTTATTGACGGAGGCTGAATTACAGAATTTGACGTTAATAGAAATTGAAAAACTCCTTCAGGCAAATCGAAGGAGTCTCACAGATTTTAAGCCAATTCCATATCCGGATGGGTATGTTCTGCAACAATTAGGCAATAGACTCATATATGACGAACGTAATTACGATGCGTCGACAATGAGATCCGAATTCACAAATCTCTTCAATGCTCTTACAG ATGAACAGAGGGGCATATATGAAAGAATTATGGAGTCTGTCCAAGCGCAAAAGGGTGGTGTGTTCTTCCTACATGGTTACGGCGGTACTGGTAAAACCTACATGTGGAGGACACTTGCAAGCAAATTGAg TGGAATAGCTTCTCTTTTATTGCCTGGAGGTAGAACCGCACATTCTAAGTTCAAGATACCTGTACCAACATTGGATAATTCTACTTGCAAAGTAGAATATAACGATGACGTTGGAGAGCTTCTTAGGCAAACAAAACTTATTATATGGGATGAAGCACCCATGGCACACAAGCATGCTTTAGAAGCACTTGACAGAACTTTGAAGGATGTAATGAGTACCTACAGTAACTCCAAGGATGTGTTTGGTGGCAAGGTTATTGTATTTGGTGGTGATTTTAGACAGATTTTGCCTGTTGTTCCAAGAGGGAGTCGTTCTGATATCGTACACTCTACGATAAATGCTTCTTATATATGGCATTCGGTCCAGGTCTTAACCTTAACACAAAACATGCGGCTTCATTCTGGACCAACTGAACAAGATAAAAGAGAGATTGCAGACTTTTCTAATTGGCTTCTGAGAATTGGTGAAGGCAAAGTTTCAGAACCAAACAACGGTGTTGCTGAAATTGAAATACCCCCTGAACTTTTAATAACGGACTTTGATGATCCTATTGTTGGTATTGTCAGTAGTACATACCCTGATTTCATTCACAATTACAAATCTAACGATTATCTCAAAAGTCGAGCAATACTCGCTTCTACGTTAGAAGTTGTTGATGAGATAAACGACCACCTTCTTGCCTTGATGCCAG GAGAGATACACGATTACTACAGTTGTAATTCAGTTGACAAATCTGAAATTCATGATCCAACCGTAGTTGACATCCTTACACCTGAGTTTCTTAGTTCCCTACGAACATCTGGCTTGCCTAACCATCACTTAAAGTTAAAGGTTGGAACACCTGTTATGCTAATGCGAAACATTGATCAGTCAGAAG ATATACATTTCATTCTTGTGAAGATATCGTTATCTGCATTTCGTAATGATTCAGCAACTGTAAATGTTATGCCCAAAATGCAGGCAATTTGTTAG
- the LOC131627812 gene encoding uncharacterized protein LOC131627812 translates to MTAFYDKIALDHTYTVSNFKVQPNVSTFKPSSHKFMVKFTGGTSVGDDDKHEIPPKPLKFTSFSDIITGRFKKDALIDIIGIVDSIGSQQTQSGAKKQQVNLVLRDHSCINFPNKILFDCKFTSCYVT, encoded by the exons ATGACTGCGTTCTATGACAAAATAGCATTGGACCATACTTACACGGTGTCAAACTTCAAAGTTCAGCCAAATGTGTCGACTTTCAAACCATCGTCGCACAAGTTTATGGTGAAGTTTACCGGAGGAACATCCGTTGGTGATGATGATAAACACGAAATACCACCCAAACCACTAAAATTTACAAGTTTTTCTGATATCATCACCGGCAGGTTTAAAAAAGATGCACTGATAG ATATCATTGGAATTGTGGATAGCATCGGATCTCAACAGACACAGTCCGGGGCAAAAAAACAACAAGTTAATTTAGTGCTACGTGACCACAGTTGCATAAACTTTCCCAACAAAATCTTATTTGATTGTAAATTTACTTCATGTTATGTAACTTAA
- the LOC131627811 gene encoding uncharacterized protein LOC131627811 isoform X2, which translates to MLYLDADFLPIKDFIDNIPKELVVSVSGKLTCNSQLTSQGSENTQQTPVQKLLSKAVVMPLSEITKLTDITFCATVAETKILVASPFGWYYRSCHLCPRVARGDKPPFLCEAGHSTEAEIFRYKIEIEVCHSGKSCNFVFWDKECVQILDLSAAQMRDTMIQAGIHDPLEFPLALDAMLNLEMAFKVKWHPRWKNCSVVMLLRDDPFIKQLKAPWELPLQAAGNVPSKTSELLQIKESIDEVNTEAPEECDLVTDLEITSKHNPDPITPTSKRQVPDGSSESTTFEGLSEGELSSNKLKKIIKMEKKA; encoded by the exons ATGCTCTACCTGGATGCTGATTTTCTGCCAATCAAAGATTTTATAGACAA CATCCCTAAAGAGTTGGTGGTTAGTGTGTCTGGAAAACTAACTTGTAATTCTCAGCTTACCTCACAAGGCTCTGAAAATACTCAACAAACTCCTGTTCAGAAGCTGCTCTCTAAGGCTGTTGTTATGCCTCTCTCTGAGATTACCAAACTTACTGAC ATCACATTTTGCGCTACTGTTGCCGAAACTAAAATTTTAGTAGCATCTCCATTTGGCTGGTATTATCGATCCTGCCATTTATGCCCGAGGGTTGCACGCGGTGACAAACCTCCATTTCTTTGTGAAGCTGGTCATTCCACCGAAGCTGAGATATTTAG GTATAAGATAGAAATTGAAGTTTGTCACTCAGGGAAAAGCTGTAACTTTGTTTTCTGGGACAAAGAATGTGTACAGATTTTGGATTTATCTGCTGCTCAGATGCGCGACACTATGATTCAG GCTGGAATTCATGACCCATTAGAATTTCCACTTGCACTCGATGCGATGTTGAATTTGGAGATGGCATTTAAAGTTAAGTGGCATCCGCGTTGGAAAAATTGCTCTGTTGTCATGCTCCTAAGAGATGACCCCTTCATCAAACAGCTTAAGGCCCCTTGGGAACTTCCCCTGCAG GCTGCAGGAAATGTCCCGTCTAAAACATCGGAGCTGCTGCAG ATTAAAGAGAGCATTGATGAGGTGAACACCGAAGCCCCTGAAGAATGTGATTTGGTTACG GATCTTGAGATTACGTCTAAGCATAACCCTGATCCGATAACACCCACGTCTAAAAGACAGGTTCCGGATGGATCAAGTGAATCAACAACTTTTGAAGGATTGTCTGAAGGAGAACTCTCATCGAACAAGCTTAAGAAGATCATCAAAATGGAGAAGAAGGCTTAG
- the LOC131627811 gene encoding uncharacterized protein LOC131627811 isoform X1 translates to MLYLDADFLPIKDFIDNIPKELVVSVSGKLTCNSQLTSQGSENTQQTPVQKLLSKAVVMPLSEITKLTDITFCATVAETKILVASPFGWYYRSCHLCPRVARGDKPPFLCEAGHSTEAEIFRYKIEIEVCHSGKSCNFVFWDKECVQILDLSAAQMRDTMIQAGIHDPLEFPLALDAMLNLEMAFKVKWHPRWKNCSVVMLLRDDPFIKQLKAPWELPLQKAAGNVPSKTSELLQIKESIDEVNTEAPEECDLVTDLEITSKHNPDPITPTSKRQVPDGSSESTTFEGLSEGELSSNKLKKIIKMEKKA, encoded by the exons ATGCTCTACCTGGATGCTGATTTTCTGCCAATCAAAGATTTTATAGACAA CATCCCTAAAGAGTTGGTGGTTAGTGTGTCTGGAAAACTAACTTGTAATTCTCAGCTTACCTCACAAGGCTCTGAAAATACTCAACAAACTCCTGTTCAGAAGCTGCTCTCTAAGGCTGTTGTTATGCCTCTCTCTGAGATTACCAAACTTACTGAC ATCACATTTTGCGCTACTGTTGCCGAAACTAAAATTTTAGTAGCATCTCCATTTGGCTGGTATTATCGATCCTGCCATTTATGCCCGAGGGTTGCACGCGGTGACAAACCTCCATTTCTTTGTGAAGCTGGTCATTCCACCGAAGCTGAGATATTTAG GTATAAGATAGAAATTGAAGTTTGTCACTCAGGGAAAAGCTGTAACTTTGTTTTCTGGGACAAAGAATGTGTACAGATTTTGGATTTATCTGCTGCTCAGATGCGCGACACTATGATTCAG GCTGGAATTCATGACCCATTAGAATTTCCACTTGCACTCGATGCGATGTTGAATTTGGAGATGGCATTTAAAGTTAAGTGGCATCCGCGTTGGAAAAATTGCTCTGTTGTCATGCTCCTAAGAGATGACCCCTTCATCAAACAGCTTAAGGCCCCTTGGGAACTTCCCCTGCAG AAGGCTGCAGGAAATGTCCCGTCTAAAACATCGGAGCTGCTGCAG ATTAAAGAGAGCATTGATGAGGTGAACACCGAAGCCCCTGAAGAATGTGATTTGGTTACG GATCTTGAGATTACGTCTAAGCATAACCCTGATCCGATAACACCCACGTCTAAAAGACAGGTTCCGGATGGATCAAGTGAATCAACAACTTTTGAAGGATTGTCTGAAGGAGAACTCTCATCGAACAAGCTTAAGAAGATCATCAAAATGGAGAAGAAGGCTTAG